In Deltaproteobacteria bacterium, a genomic segment contains:
- a CDS encoding type II toxin-antitoxin system HicA family toxin, translating to MSPKFPAVTSDEIILILEKIDFRLKRQSGSSHAIYFRDRDRRRTTVPIHSGKIIKRKTLKSILADAGLTLADFIQLRQK from the coding sequence ATGAGTCCGAAATTTCCCGCCGTTACTTCGGATGAAATCATCTTGATCTTAGAAAAAATAGATTTCAGGCTTAAACGCCAGTCGGGGAGCAGCCACGCCATTTATTTTAGGGACCGCGACAGAAGAAGAACAACTGTTCCGATCCATTCAGGCAAAATAATCAAACGTAAAACCTTGAAATCCATTCTTGCGGATGCCGGTCTCACTCTTGCCGATTTCATCCAGTTAAGACAAAAATAA
- a CDS encoding type II toxin-antitoxin system HicB family antitoxin, whose translation MGDKKEYCFTVIVEPCEEGGYFAMCPAFPGCHVEGETYEETLQEMREAIDAFIEDYQEEGEPIPEDDVTITTLRVAV comes from the coding sequence ATGGGCGATAAGAAAGAATACTGCTTCACAGTGATTGTTGAACCCTGCGAAGAAGGGGGATATTTTGCCATGTGCCCTGCATTTCCGGGCTGCCATGTCGAGGGGGAAACCTACGAGGAAACCCTCCAGGAAATGAGGGAAGCCATTGATGCGTTTATAGAAGATTATCAAGAAGAAGGCGAGCCGATACCTGAGGATGATGTGACCATCACAACGCTCAGGGTGGCTGTATGA